Genomic window (Syntrophorhabdaceae bacterium):
CTCCGCGCTATCCTCACTTTCTACCAGTAATGCGCCGCTGCCATGTTTCTCACCCATGTAACAGGTGTAACAAAGTGCAGAGGTATGCCAAAATCAAGTCTCAACTTCGGATCAGAAAAACGATATACATGCATAACTACAATGACACTTCTGAATTCAGCAGTAATGAAATGAAGTAACTTGACGCGAAGAAACAACCCTGGAATAGAAGAATCAAGCGATGTCGCTTGTACAGATGCGTCAATGTTACCATACCGTAAGCTATAAATGTGGATTGTGTTAGGTAACATGAGCCACAGCGTAGAGCCCATAAAATCAGTGCTGTGGGACAGATGCATTACTGCTAGGTGGAATAATTAAGTACCGATTACAATTGGAGGCTTTCACGGCTAACATCGTCTGCTCATACCAGTTATTGGATGACATCTGATAACTTGGGACCGTCTTAGTACAGACTCTGGCTGCTACCCCTGATGCAATTTCTTTAACGAGAGCGTCAGCAGCGCCACTTGCTCCCGTGCAAAGCCCGCATCGTTGAACGGATGCCCGTAGATATCCGGCGTCACCTTGATGCTCGAATGGCCAAGCTGCTGCTGGATATACTTGATGTTCTGTCCATTGCGGATTCTCATGCTGGCGTTGCTATGCCGAATGCTGTGAAAAGAGACTCGGCGCAGCTTCGCTTTCTCCAGGGCAGTGTTGAAGTGCCGCTTGACCACGTTCTCGTGGATCGATGGCTTCCCTTCTGGGGCTTACTCTGAAAATATCAGTTCTGATGTAACACCGGAGGTATGCTCAAAGTTCGTGCTCACCAAAAAAGACGTGCAGGAGTTCTTTCGCCGTGCTCGACGCGTGAGTTATAAAGAATACGGTCACGATCTCGATATGTCGAGGTGCTACGCTACGGGGTAATGTGGTGTTCGCAAACGGCGACCGCGGTGGATGGACCATCGACCGGGAACGAAGAGGTTTGCTGACATTATCTGATGGACGCAATATCTATTTCTACTGTGAGCACTGCAGCGCAAAAGTATTCAAGTAGACTCTGTCAGATCTTTCAAAACATTGCACGCGCAGACTCCAGTGGTGCGTTATCTCCACACCATCGATGCAAGATTGACCCCGCGCAACACCCTCTGTCGCAGAGGAAAAAAGAGAACCGTTACCGGTTCTTCACCGATTTGAGAATGCGGCTATCTCTCTATCCAGCTTATTGTGCCAGCCTTCAAACCAATTGAAAACTGAGACCGAATTGGTCTAATGTAATAGAGCACAGGACCTGGATAGGGGGAGCCGTTGAAAGGGAACAAACTGGTGGCGTATCTTGACACAAGTGTGTACAATAGACCATTTGATGACCAAGATCAGGTCCGGATAAAGCTCGAAACGGAAGCCTTTCTTTCGATAATTGACAGAACTGTAAAAGGTGACATGGAAATTATAGGTTCTTCGGTTCTCAGCTATGAAAACAGCCGTAACCCATTCATTGAGCGTCGAGAGCGAGTTTCAAGTTATTTCTCAATTGCAGGAAAATGGCTAAGGCTAAACAAGGCTATTAAGGAGCGGGCGACAGTGCTTGAAGGCGCAGGCATCGACCCAATCGATGCGCTACACCTGGCCTGTGCCGAGTCAGGCGGGGCGGCTTATTTTATTACGTGTGATGATAGCGTGATAAGAAAGGCTAAGCAAGGGAAATGTCATCTTGTGTTGCAAGTGTGCGGTCCGCTGGAATTTGTTGTGAAGGAGGTATTCAAAAATGCTTAAGGCTCAGCCAAAGACCTTGAGTGGCGCCAATCTGAGAAAGGCAGGGTGGGACGCATTAGTTGAAAGGATAGGGCTGGTTAACGCGACTAGGTTTATGTTACAGCACGAATCGGGACATGGTGACTACACAAAAATAAGAAAAGAAATGTTTAAGGGCAAAAGGGTGAGCGACCTCTATAAAGAAATAACAACGATGGAGAAAGAAGCCAGGTAGCTTGGCGAAGACACGATACGACTGCAGCACGAGCTCGCGAAAATTGATCAGAGAAGACGACAATTACTGTACCCCAAACTGTACCCTAAAATTTGAAAAACATGGCAATGATGGTGGACATGGACATGGAGACGTGGTATATAAGCTACTAAGACAACTGCAAGTTCATGATTTTATTGGAAACGGGGAAGCGACCGGAAATCCCTCATAACCCGAAGGTCGCAAGTTCAAATCTTGCCCCCGCAACCAAATAAAACCGAGGGGTTAGGAGAATTTTCCTGCCCCTCTTTTTTGTGGAAAACCGCCTCAGGGTGTAGCTGGGGTGCAGGCAGGTGCAGGTCCAGATCCGGATCGTCCAGTTTGTCGGCTGCCTCGCGGTTATCCAGCGGCAGCAGATGGCCGTACAAATCAATGGTGACCTGAATCGATGAATGCCCCATCTGTTTCATGATGTAATCCAGGTGCTCCCTCCGTTTAATCAAACTGGATGCGAACGTATGGCGAAGCTGGTGGAGCGTGATTCTACGAAGAGGAGGCTTGCCTTCAGCCTGACGCCGTTCGTTTTCCTTTCTGAAAATTTCCTTGTAGACGCGTTCCCGGTAGTCGTCGGGATCGATAAAGTTGCCACTGCGATTGAAGAACAGCCACTCCGGCGCCTTTTTCCAGCGATTCTTGATCCTCAGTTTTTCAATCTCGAGCAGGTAATTTGCGAGGACCTGTGTGAGCTGTCTGGACATATGCACGAGTCTGGAACAACCGTTTTTCGGTGTCCCCAAGTCCCTCAAGGAGATAGATTCGTCCACTCTGATAAAACCTTTCTCGAAATCAATGTCGTTAGCCCGAAGCGCGATAAGTTCACCCAAGCGCATTCCCGTTCGAACCGCCGTCGCCCCATCCTGGGGCTCGGTTGTGTAGTACACAAACGAGTCAGTTTGCGGTACGGCCTATTATCATGGAGTTAGGAGAATTCGGAAAGTAGACCTAAACTGCGCGCTGACCAGCGGGCAGCCGTTTCTCCTAAAAAAACTCCGTGGCACATAAATCTCACGATTTCAACGAAGATGACCTTTTTGCGAAATCAGTCATAGTCGCTCCGGTCGGAAGTGTTTCCGTGCTTACTAACCTTTGCCTTCAGTATGCAGCGAGAGATGATACCCGCGGCTAACTCGGATCCGGTGCACAAGGGTGAACCATGCTGTCCAACAGCGCATCCCTTTGCCAGAACAGAAGATCTCCTCTACGTATCCTTCGCCGACTTCGATCACGTAACCCGCTCCAGTATCCGTTCATCTACTACGCAGCGACACGATGACGTAGGGCGTGCCGGATATGAGACAGGCCCGATAGCGCCTGATCAGCATCCGCGCCACCGCAACAATGGCTTTCTTCCACTTGCTTTTTCTCGTCGAAAGGTTCATCATTCTTCACGGGCGTATCCTTTCTTCCCTGCTGGCCACAGGGGATATATTGAGATTTAACTGCTCTCAATTAGGATACGCCTTTCTTTTCTCCATCAACAAGATTTGATTATATCTCGCCGCGAGAGCTGAAACACTTTGAAAAAAGAAGAGGAGCCTCCGTCGTAGGCTACCGTTGATATCAAACGCGTCGGCTACGCGTGGGCACTGGAAACAGGAGGCACTTATATCCTTGCGTACCAATTGGATGGAACCTGATCCCAAGACCCTCTGGGACACGTACATCCAGCTGACCGAAGTTGAAGATGCCTTCCGCACCGCAAAAGATCTGGGCATGGCGGCGGATCTTTCATCAAAAAGAAGACCGGACCCAAGCCCATATTCGGGTCTGCTTTCTTTCGCTGACCCTGTGGCGGACACTGCAACAATGAAACAGATGACCGGGAAAATAGGGAATAAAGGTCATAGTACGGAAGTGAAGGCTTTAAAAACGGATATCGGGTTAGGCCAGAGGTTCTGAGAAGCAAAGGGGGACCGCGGCGTCCCCCTTTGCTGGCTCATTTCTATAGGACTTGCCGGTTAGTACATGCCTCCCATGCCACCTCCCGGAGGCATAGGCGGGTAAGCTGGAGCGTTTTCCTTCGGCTTCTCTGCGATCATGGCTTCCGTCGTTAAAAGCAGGGCTGCCACGGAAGCAGCGTTCTGCAGTGCACTGCGGGCAACCTTGGTCGGATCGATGATACCCGCCTCCTGCATGTCATCAACGTAGACTTCCTTGGCCGCGTCGAAACCAAATCCGCCTTTACCGTTCTTCACCTTGTCGATGACGATAGAGCCGTCATGTCCGGCGTTGAGCGCGATCCATCTCGTCGGCTCTTCCAGGGCTCTCTTGACGATCTGCACGCCGAACTGTCGCTCCCCTTCGAGTTTGAGAGTATTCAGTTTGTCAATAGCCCTGATAAAGGCGACGCCGCCGCCGGGGATGATACCTTCCTCGACCGCTGCCTTCGTTGCGTTGAGAGCATCCTCAACACGAGCTTTTTTCTCCTTCATCTCCGTCTCAGTCGCGGCACCCACATTAATAACGGCCACGCCACCCACCAGTTTCGCGAGCCTTTCCTGGAGCTTTTCACGGTCATAGTCGGAGGTGGTCTCTTCGATCTGGGTTCTTATCTGTTTTACTCGAGCCTCTATATCCTTCTTTTCGCCGGCACCATCTACGATAGTCGTGTTGTCTTTATCGATTACGATTCTCTTTGCAGAACCGAGATCCTTTACGCTGATACTCTCGAGTTTAATGCCGAGTTCCTCAGATACTACCTGCCCACCGGTAAGAATGGCGATATCCTCGAGCATGGCCTTTCTTCTGTCGCCAAACCCCGGCGCCTTGACCGCGGCGACCTTCAGGGTCCCCCTCAACTTGTTTACCACGAGGGTTGCCAGGGCTTCGCCTTCCACGTCCTCAGATATGATCAAAAGGGTCTTTCCCATCTTTGCAACCTGCTCCAGAACGGGCAGAAGGTCTTTCATACTGCTGATCTTTTTTTCGTTGATGAGGATGACCGGCTCCTCGAGGACAACCTCCATTTTTTCTGGGTTCGTGACAAAGTAAGGAGAGATATAGCCCTTGTCGAACTGCATACCCTCAACGATGTCGAGCGTGGTCTCCATGCTCTTCGCTTCTTCCACGGTGATGACACCCTCTTTTCCGACCTTGCCCATAGCCTCGGCGATAATGTTGCCGATCGTCTCGTCGTTATTTGCCGAGATCGTTCCTACCTGGGCGATCTCTTTCTGGTCCTTCGTCGGTTTGGAAAGCCTCTTCAATTCCTCGACAACGACCTCGACCGCCTTTTCGATACCCCGCTTCAGCTCCATAGGGCTATTCCCGGCAGCCACCAGTTTTGTTCCTTC
Coding sequences:
- a CDS encoding tyrosine-type recombinase/integrase, coding for MVKRHFNTALEKAKLRRVSFHSIRHSNASMRIRNGQNIKYIQQQLGHSSIKVTPDIYGHPFNDAGFAREQVALLTLSLKKLHQG
- a CDS encoding PIN domain-containing protein, producing the protein MKGNKLVAYLDTSVYNRPFDDQDQVRIKLETEAFLSIIDRTVKGDMEIIGSSVLSYENSRNPFIERRERVSSYFSIAGKWLRLNKAIKERATVLEGAGIDPIDALHLACAESGGAAYFITCDDSVIRKAKQGKCHLVLQVCGPLEFVVKEVFKNA
- a CDS encoding site-specific integrase; the encoded protein is MYYTTEPQDGATAVRTGMRLGELIALRANDIDFEKGFIRVDESISLRDLGTPKNGCSRLVHMSRQLTQVLANYLLEIEKLRIKNRWKKAPEWLFFNRSGNFIDPDDYRERVYKEIFRKENERRQAEGKPPLRRITLHQLRHTFASSLIKRREHLDYIMKQMGHSSIQVTIDLYGHLLPLDNREAADKLDDPDLDLHLPAPQLHPEAVFHKKEGQENSPNPSVLFGCGGKI
- the groL gene encoding chaperonin GroEL (60 kDa chaperone family; promotes refolding of misfolded polypeptides especially under stressful conditions; forms two stacked rings of heptamers to form a barrel-shaped 14mer; ends can be capped by GroES; misfolded proteins enter the barrel where they are refolded when GroES binds), with amino-acid sequence MAKDILYDQKARESLLRGVNALADAVRVTLGPRGRNVMVDKSFGSPTVTKDGVTVAKEIELEDKFENIGAQMVKEVASKTSDVAGDGTTTATVLAQAIYREGTKLVAAGNSPMELKRGIEKAVEVVVEELKRLSKPTKDQKEIAQVGTISANNDETIGNIIAEAMGKVGKEGVITVEEAKSMETTLDIVEGMQFDKGYISPYFVTNPEKMEVVLEEPVILINEKKISSMKDLLPVLEQVAKMGKTLLIISEDVEGEALATLVVNKLRGTLKVAAVKAPGFGDRRKAMLEDIAILTGGQVVSEELGIKLESISVKDLGSAKRIVIDKDNTTIVDGAGEKKDIEARVKQIRTQIEETTSDYDREKLQERLAKLVGGVAVINVGAATETEMKEKKARVEDALNATKAAVEEGIIPGGGVAFIRAIDKLNTLKLEGERQFGVQIVKRALEEPTRWIALNAGHDGSIVIDKVKNGKGGFGFDAAKEVYVDDMQEAGIIDPTKVARSALQNAASVAALLLTTEAMIAEKPKENAPAYPPMPPGGGMGGMY